A window of the Sphingobium sp. CAP-1 genome harbors these coding sequences:
- the istB gene encoding IS21-like element ISSsp5 family helper ATPase IstB: protein MSDQAPEILLAHHLKALKLPTCLREHHKLARQCAAEGVDHIRFLARLVEMEMIDRERRMVERRIKAARFPAVKSLDSFDFAAIPRLNKMQVLEMARCEWIERRENAIALGPSGTGKTHVALGLGLAACQKGLSVGFTTAAALVSEMMEARDERRLLRFQKQMAGYKLLIIDELGFVPLSKTGAELLFELISQRYERGSTFITSNLPFDEWTETFGSERLTGALLDRLTHHVSILEMNGESYRLAHSRARKAKTRP, encoded by the coding sequence ATGAGCGATCAGGCCCCGGAGATCCTTCTCGCTCACCATCTCAAGGCGCTCAAGCTGCCTACGTGCCTGCGTGAGCATCACAAGCTCGCGCGGCAATGTGCCGCTGAAGGCGTCGATCATATCCGCTTCCTCGCCCGCCTCGTCGAGATGGAAATGATCGACAGGGAGCGTCGCATGGTCGAGCGGCGCATCAAGGCCGCGCGCTTCCCCGCCGTCAAAAGCCTCGACAGCTTCGACTTCGCCGCCATCCCCAGGCTCAACAAGATGCAGGTGCTCGAGATGGCGCGCTGCGAGTGGATCGAGCGGCGTGAGAACGCCATCGCTCTGGGGCCATCAGGCACCGGAAAGACGCACGTAGCGTTGGGGCTCGGACTGGCAGCATGCCAGAAAGGACTGTCGGTGGGCTTCACCACCGCGGCAGCGCTGGTCAGCGAAATGATGGAGGCCCGCGACGAGCGCCGTCTTCTGCGCTTCCAGAAGCAGATGGCCGGATACAAGCTGCTCATCATCGACGAACTGGGCTTTGTGCCGCTCTCCAAGACCGGCGCCGAACTGTTGTTCGAGCTGATCTCCCAGCGTTACGAACGCGGCTCCACCTTCATCACCAGCAACCTGCCCTTCGACGAATGGACCGAAACCTTCGGATCTGAGCGTCTCACAGGCGCGCTCCTCGATCGCCTGACCCATCACGTCAGCATCCTCGAGATGAACGGCGAAAGCTATCGCCTCGCGCACAGCCGGGCCCGCAAGGCCAAAACCAGACCCTGA
- a CDS encoding TetR/AcrR family transcriptional regulator, with the protein MERAILSTALDMFLAEGFDAVSMERVAIAVGISRTTLYSKYSTKALLFRAVVHDAIAQWYKDSSGNVGHSLRDIRDILRHHVGVIARLLVDPVFDAFQQLVIAHQNRFPEFAAIMHESGYLDAIRLLSRDIRAASERDRLPLRDPDTVAEQLITSIYGWYLQYRLVRSLTAEDIENFGCRVVDLLLSARQDW; encoded by the coding sequence ATGGAACGCGCCATCCTATCGACAGCGCTCGACATGTTTCTGGCTGAAGGCTTCGACGCCGTATCGATGGAGCGTGTCGCGATCGCAGTCGGTATTAGCCGAACGACATTATACAGCAAATATTCCACAAAGGCGCTATTGTTCCGCGCGGTTGTGCATGACGCCATTGCCCAATGGTACAAGGACAGTTCGGGAAATGTCGGGCATTCGCTTCGAGACATTCGCGACATTTTGCGGCATCATGTCGGCGTGATCGCGCGGTTATTGGTTGATCCGGTCTTTGACGCTTTTCAGCAACTTGTCATCGCCCATCAAAACCGCTTTCCGGAATTTGCCGCGATCATGCATGAATCGGGATATCTGGATGCTATCCGGCTATTGTCGCGCGATATTCGAGCAGCCTCGGAGAGAGACAGGCTGCCACTTCGCGATCCTGATACCGTTGCAGAGCAACTCATCACCTCCATTTATGGCTGGTATCTCCAGTACAGGTTGGTTCGCTCGCTCACGGCGGAAGATATCGAAAATTTTGGCTGTCGCGTCGTCGATTTGCTGCTCAGCGCGAGGCAAGACTGGTGA
- a CDS encoding TonB-dependent receptor domain-containing protein codes for MDDFYAARSRTIPPLPWSNIAPPFSGQMQQHERFGYTLQGGVGGPIIPDVLAIRLAGFYQQDDLNGTRSATTGAESERRIKSGRATLLFTPGDRFELLATYQQTQTKEELIARVAGAGRGYNGPPLTGEENSGVAESPSFVDKTFQFASINAKYDFDFATLNYIGGWTKTVNETKGRFGADPGNAVLGFDYVPGVDANIEVQEWSHELRLQSNTGPGDFLDWTVGYYRSNGGSRVDQNNTFISAGPGGGILGNPAIVGPAGPAVPTASNLNLNYLTQGILRLEPGSFNIFGDPGRDLTQSIFASTTFNFDTGTHVRVGGRYLWGYKEFNFNLAFDGPLRRAVNFGFPTAGVCAFVPAPPGVPPGTVFAASSYPTSCDLVIPIPNPPSLNRTVRINDWVYDINVRQELGDNFNVYASYARSFRAPGASQGNVPPDFVIAPKEKSDNYEIGLKGQLFNRRARFTLAAFQQDFKGYNATVSNIPFLSGGLSVVDAFSLTYGGNARVRGFEADITGDITDRLNARASVSYVKGEFNNALQPCRDSNFDGVPDAGTPTVAGFNNAGVVVATCPTSGRINGLPEWTATVQAEYSIPIADRGEGYLRGLLNYKSSGLIVSSSTAIPEYATLDVYAGIKYDNFRASIFAKNLFDTVRRVDQGGALTTLGSIPTGYREVFYTPGLQIGLNLGFSFGGG; via the coding sequence GTGGACGACTTTTACGCCGCCCGCAGCAGGACTATCCCGCCGCTACCGTGGTCGAATATTGCTCCGCCGTTCTCAGGCCAGATGCAGCAGCATGAGCGGTTCGGCTACACCTTGCAGGGTGGCGTCGGCGGCCCGATCATTCCCGATGTCCTGGCGATCCGTTTGGCTGGATTCTATCAGCAGGACGATCTGAACGGCACTAGAAGCGCGACGACCGGCGCCGAATCCGAACGGCGCATCAAGAGCGGCCGTGCGACGCTGCTATTTACGCCTGGGGATCGTTTCGAGTTGCTGGCCACCTATCAGCAGACGCAGACGAAAGAGGAACTGATCGCTCGGGTCGCGGGAGCCGGACGCGGCTATAATGGTCCGCCCCTGACCGGCGAAGAAAATTCGGGCGTGGCGGAATCGCCCAGCTTCGTCGACAAGACGTTCCAATTTGCGTCGATCAACGCGAAATATGACTTCGACTTTGCAACGCTGAACTATATCGGCGGCTGGACGAAAACGGTCAACGAGACAAAGGGACGCTTCGGAGCAGATCCGGGCAACGCCGTGCTCGGCTTCGATTACGTCCCTGGCGTGGACGCCAATATCGAAGTGCAGGAATGGTCGCATGAACTGCGGTTGCAGTCGAACACCGGCCCTGGCGACTTCCTTGACTGGACGGTCGGCTATTACCGGTCCAATGGCGGCTCGCGCGTTGATCAGAACAATACTTTTATCAGCGCCGGGCCGGGTGGCGGCATCCTGGGCAACCCAGCCATTGTTGGTCCAGCCGGTCCGGCTGTTCCCACGGCGTCAAACCTCAACCTGAACTATCTGACTCAAGGCATTCTGCGGCTTGAGCCGGGCTCGTTCAACATCTTCGGTGATCCTGGCCGGGACCTGACTCAGTCCATATTCGCCAGCACCACGTTTAATTTCGATACGGGCACGCATGTCCGTGTCGGTGGGCGCTATCTGTGGGGCTATAAGGAATTTAACTTCAATCTGGCCTTCGACGGACCTCTGCGGCGTGCCGTCAACTTTGGCTTCCCTACGGCCGGTGTCTGCGCCTTCGTTCCGGCGCCGCCGGGTGTGCCGCCGGGGACGGTCTTTGCGGCTTCGAGTTATCCGACGAGCTGCGATCTCGTGATTCCCATCCCCAATCCGCCATCGCTGAACCGAACGGTAAGGATCAACGACTGGGTCTATGATATCAACGTCCGGCAAGAGCTTGGCGACAATTTCAACGTCTATGCGAGCTATGCCCGCAGCTTCCGCGCGCCAGGCGCCAGCCAGGGCAATGTGCCGCCAGACTTCGTCATCGCACCCAAGGAAAAGTCCGACAATTACGAGATCGGTCTCAAGGGGCAGCTGTTCAATCGCCGGGCGCGGTTTACGCTCGCGGCGTTCCAGCAGGACTTCAAGGGCTATAACGCCACTGTGTCCAACATCCCGTTCCTGAGCGGCGGCCTCAGCGTCGTGGATGCCTTCTCTCTGACCTATGGCGGAAACGCCCGGGTTAGGGGCTTCGAGGCTGATATCACCGGCGATATCACGGATCGGCTCAATGCGCGTGCGTCCGTTTCCTACGTGAAAGGCGAATTCAACAACGCACTGCAGCCGTGCCGGGACTCCAACTTCGATGGCGTACCAGATGCCGGGACGCCGACGGTTGCGGGTTTCAACAACGCTGGTGTCGTCGTGGCAACCTGTCCGACGAGCGGCCGGATCAATGGTCTGCCAGAGTGGACCGCGACGGTTCAAGCTGAATACTCCATCCCGATCGCTGATCGGGGCGAGGGATATCTCCGTGGACTCTTGAATTACAAGAGTAGCGGCCTGATCGTCTCCAGCAGCACTGCTATTCCGGAATATGCCACGCTCGATGTCTATGCAGGCATCAAGTACGACAACTTCCGGGCAAGCATTTTCGCCAAGAACCTGTTCGACACCGTCCGTCGGGTCGATCAGGGTGGGGCGCTGACCACACTCGGTTCCATCCCGACCGGATATCGCGAAGTCTTCTACACGCCAGGCCTCCAGATCGGCCTGAACCTGGGCTTCAGCTTCGGCGGCGGCTGA
- a CDS encoding SDR family NAD(P)-dependent oxidoreductase has translation MTRLADKIAVVTGGARGMGEATVRQFVKEGAKVVIADLLPEGEALARELDGRAIFVRADISREQDWRNLLAASENAFGTPDVLVNNAAMQRFRSILECEVEDFRQVLDVNLVGTFLGLKVIGGAMVRQRRGSIINISSVDGMRGANGYAAYSSSKWGVRGLTKVAALEFGPRGVRVNSVHPGGVYTVMGNPVDTPITDVDKGFGMVPAQRIGQAHEIAAASLFLASDEASYIMGAELSVDGGWTAGVYNMMLSGAPDDADYGSRSSAHGTNAFLDNALRAKNRTVE, from the coding sequence TTGACACGCCTAGCCGACAAGATTGCCGTAGTTACTGGAGGTGCCCGGGGCATGGGTGAGGCTACAGTGCGCCAATTTGTCAAAGAAGGCGCGAAAGTGGTGATCGCCGATCTGTTGCCCGAGGGCGAGGCGTTGGCGAGGGAACTGGACGGCCGCGCCATCTTCGTGCGGGCCGATATTTCGCGCGAGCAGGACTGGCGCAATCTTCTGGCAGCGAGCGAGAACGCATTCGGAACGCCTGATGTCCTCGTCAACAACGCGGCAATGCAGCGTTTCCGGTCCATCCTGGAATGCGAAGTCGAGGATTTCCGGCAAGTGCTGGACGTTAATCTGGTGGGCACCTTCCTCGGCCTCAAAGTGATCGGCGGTGCGATGGTCCGTCAGCGCCGGGGATCGATCATCAACATCTCTTCAGTCGATGGCATGCGTGGCGCCAATGGCTATGCCGCCTATTCGTCCAGCAAATGGGGCGTGCGCGGCCTGACCAAGGTCGCGGCGCTGGAGTTCGGTCCGCGCGGAGTCAGGGTCAACTCGGTCCATCCCGGCGGCGTATACACCGTCATGGGCAATCCGGTGGACACGCCGATCACCGATGTGGACAAGGGCTTCGGCATGGTTCCGGCCCAGCGCATCGGACAGGCGCATGAAATCGCCGCGGCGAGCCTGTTCCTGGCCAGCGATGAGGCGTCCTACATCATGGGCGCGGAACTATCCGTGGACGGTGGCTGGACAGCCGGCGTTTATAATATGATGCTCTCCGGCGCACCGGACGATGCCGACTATGGCTCGCGCAGCTCCGCCCACGGGACCAACGCATTCCTCGACAATGCCCTGCGCGCCAAGAACAGGACGGTAGAATGA
- a CDS encoding FAD-binding protein produces MTEDASSRPEPRPGDAHWFSDVEAPLRVESAEAVAWDRSADLVVVGYGGAGVAAALQAREDGLSVIAIDRFAGGGATRINGGIFYGGGGTPAQKEAGVEDTPEDMFRYLQMETQGVVGDDTLRRFCETSVDNAEWLARHGVRFEGRLYAKKTSYPHTDYSLYHSDNSLAPRYKAVAKPAARGHRALVDKLDAPMGYGKGLYDPLRASADRAGVECLSSATVRRLVIDVTGRVVGVSMTEMPVDGADAKRYAKLVKAATALVLRLPPAMPGSGLLGKIAAGKFAKAREIEQRIGVTRLVQAKRGVCLSAGGFIFNREMVRHYAPKYLMGMPLGTPGDNGSGIRLGQSVGGTVTRLHHISAWRFINPPIAWAQGMVVNGRGKRYVNEMLYGASIGMPMVEENEGACWIILDDEQRRKAMAQAKDKGALPFQAYPAMMAMWLGAKKASTLDGLAKKCGFDQAAFSKSVEDYNQLAATRMPDPFGKGPDDIAPVRKGPFHAINMSIDAKLGFLPVLSLGGLKVDEDSGAVLDGAGAPIAGLYAAGRNAVGVCSNIYVSGLSVADCVFSGRRAARSTAAAQV; encoded by the coding sequence ATGACAGAAGATGCCTCAAGCCGGCCGGAACCCCGCCCGGGCGACGCACATTGGTTCAGCGATGTCGAGGCGCCGTTGCGCGTGGAAAGCGCCGAGGCCGTCGCATGGGACCGCTCGGCTGATCTGGTCGTCGTCGGCTATGGCGGCGCAGGCGTCGCAGCCGCACTCCAGGCACGCGAGGATGGATTGTCCGTTATCGCCATCGACCGGTTCGCAGGCGGCGGAGCAACGCGGATCAATGGCGGCATCTTCTATGGCGGCGGCGGCACCCCGGCGCAGAAAGAAGCCGGGGTCGAGGATACGCCTGAAGACATGTTCCGCTATCTCCAGATGGAAACGCAGGGCGTCGTGGGCGACGACACGCTCCGCCGCTTCTGCGAGACCAGCGTGGACAATGCCGAATGGCTCGCGCGTCATGGCGTGCGCTTCGAAGGGCGGCTCTATGCGAAGAAGACGAGCTACCCGCACACCGACTATTCGCTCTACCATTCCGACAACAGCCTTGCCCCGCGCTACAAGGCCGTTGCGAAACCGGCGGCGCGCGGACATCGCGCTCTGGTCGATAAACTCGACGCGCCCATGGGCTATGGCAAAGGCCTCTATGACCCGCTGCGCGCATCGGCCGACCGGGCAGGTGTGGAGTGCCTGTCTTCGGCCACCGTTCGCCGCCTTGTCATCGACGTGACAGGCCGCGTGGTCGGCGTCAGCATGACCGAGATGCCTGTCGATGGCGCGGATGCGAAACGCTATGCCAAGCTGGTGAAGGCTGCGACCGCGCTGGTGCTGCGCCTGCCCCCCGCAATGCCCGGATCAGGCCTGTTGGGCAAAATTGCGGCGGGTAAGTTCGCCAAGGCGCGCGAGATCGAACAGCGGATCGGTGTCACCCGCCTCGTGCAGGCGAAAAGAGGCGTTTGCCTCTCGGCTGGCGGCTTCATCTTCAACAGGGAGATGGTCCGCCATTATGCTCCCAAATATCTGATGGGGATGCCGCTGGGCACGCCGGGCGACAATGGCAGCGGCATTCGCCTGGGCCAGAGCGTGGGCGGCACGGTGACGCGGCTGCATCACATCAGCGCATGGCGCTTCATCAATCCCCCGATCGCCTGGGCTCAGGGCATGGTCGTGAACGGCCGGGGCAAACGCTATGTCAACGAGATGCTCTACGGCGCTTCGATCGGCATGCCGATGGTCGAGGAGAATGAAGGCGCGTGCTGGATCATTCTGGACGATGAGCAGCGGCGCAAGGCGATGGCGCAGGCAAAGGACAAGGGCGCATTGCCGTTCCAGGCCTATCCGGCGATGATGGCCATGTGGCTGGGCGCGAAAAAGGCATCCACGCTGGACGGCCTGGCGAAGAAATGCGGGTTCGATCAGGCTGCCTTTTCGAAATCCGTGGAGGACTATAATCAGCTCGCCGCCACGCGCATGCCCGACCCGTTCGGCAAGGGACCGGACGATATCGCGCCTGTGCGCAAGGGGCCGTTCCACGCGATCAACATGTCGATCGATGCGAAGCTCGGCTTCCTGCCCGTGCTGTCGCTGGGCGGCCTGAAGGTCGATGAAGACAGCGGCGCCGTGCTCGATGGCGCGGGCGCTCCGATCGCGGGGCTTTACGCGGCCGGACGCAACGCGGTCGGGGTCTGCTCCAACATCTATGTCAGCGGCCTGTCCGTTGCCGACTGCGTCTTTTCCGGCCGTCGCGCCGCGCGATCCACGGCGGCGGCGCAAGTCTGA
- a CDS encoding PQQ-dependent sugar dehydrogenase, whose protein sequence is MAWKMASAMFAIAMLTGVPQARERTEDGPAVAAQHFASQCAGCHMPNATDGQAPPLVNKALRHGPDMESLVRSIRDGYPDLGMPAFAGEMSEAEIRALAAYLISRRNTGNEPGRTIAEKVESSNSSKGLINTDAADFMVEAVAKVGPAFGFAFMPDGNVLITEVDGALRLVDPKGDGQPGTIHGTPAPGVSKEQYRRRLLDVSLHPDYRTNGWIYLLMAANDAPQAVADMSISLHRGRLRDGRWVDDQSLLTVRSELSSSARMAWDSQGFLYFASNYTGLYPSQKSDAPPEAKPPQDLASQFGKIFRVTDDGKAPPDNPFADRAGAYPYIWSYGHRSPLGLAFDRNGELWETENGARGGDEINRIQRGRNYGWPVITWGHLYTDALEMARPIAPAMEQPVVSFVPSPALGGLAVYTATAFPRWRDNLLVGSLKGRQLYRIVVDGDREVLRETLLHDFGRIRDIDTGPDGLVYLLTDDGTLSRLRPANAR, encoded by the coding sequence ATGGCCTGGAAGATGGCAAGCGCAATGTTCGCCATCGCGATGCTGACGGGCGTTCCGCAAGCCCGGGAGCGGACAGAGGATGGTCCCGCCGTGGCGGCGCAGCACTTCGCATCGCAATGTGCGGGCTGTCACATGCCTAATGCGACTGACGGGCAAGCACCTCCTTTGGTGAACAAGGCTCTTCGGCATGGTCCAGATATGGAAAGTTTGGTGCGCAGCATTCGCGATGGGTATCCGGATCTCGGCATGCCGGCTTTCGCGGGCGAGATGTCCGAAGCTGAAATCCGGGCACTGGCGGCGTATCTGATCTCGCGGCGCAACACGGGCAACGAGCCCGGCCGAACGATTGCGGAAAAGGTCGAAAGCTCCAATTCCTCCAAGGGACTCATCAATACTGACGCGGCGGATTTCATGGTCGAAGCCGTAGCCAAGGTTGGTCCGGCCTTCGGCTTTGCCTTCATGCCCGATGGCAACGTGCTGATCACGGAAGTGGATGGCGCACTTCGTCTGGTCGATCCGAAAGGAGATGGCCAGCCGGGCACCATTCACGGAACGCCCGCGCCCGGCGTGTCAAAGGAACAGTATCGCCGGCGATTGCTGGACGTCAGCCTGCACCCGGACTATCGGACAAACGGCTGGATTTATTTGCTGATGGCAGCGAACGACGCTCCCCAAGCCGTGGCGGACATGTCGATCTCGCTCCATCGTGGCCGGCTTCGCGACGGTCGCTGGGTGGACGACCAGAGCCTCCTGACGGTTCGATCGGAACTGAGCTCCTCGGCCCGAATGGCGTGGGATAGTCAAGGTTTCCTCTACTTTGCGTCCAACTACACTGGCCTTTATCCTTCTCAGAAATCGGACGCGCCACCTGAAGCCAAGCCACCACAGGACCTGGCATCGCAATTCGGCAAAATATTCCGCGTGACAGATGACGGGAAGGCGCCGCCTGACAATCCCTTTGCCGACAGGGCCGGGGCTTATCCCTATATCTGGAGCTATGGGCATCGTTCGCCGCTCGGACTGGCGTTTGATCGCAACGGCGAGCTTTGGGAAACCGAAAATGGAGCTCGCGGCGGCGATGAGATCAATCGCATTCAACGCGGGCGAAACTATGGATGGCCGGTGATCACCTGGGGGCACCTCTATACCGACGCGCTCGAAATGGCACGTCCGATCGCGCCCGCTATGGAGCAGCCGGTGGTCAGCTTTGTTCCATCCCCGGCTTTGGGTGGTCTTGCAGTCTACACCGCTACAGCCTTTCCGCGCTGGCGGGACAATCTTCTGGTCGGTTCATTAAAAGGCCGCCAGCTCTACCGCATCGTTGTCGATGGCGACCGCGAGGTGTTGCGCGAAACCTTGTTGCACGACTTTGGCCGCATCCGCGACATCGACACGGGTCCCGATGGCTTGGTTTACCTGCTCACCGACGACGGAACCCTATCCCGGTTGCGACCTGCGAACGCTCGCTGA
- a CDS encoding NAD-dependent epimerase/dehydratase family protein yields the protein MMAGSRKLVLVTGATGNMGRAVVDELLGTPDMAVRVLVRSEEKNHPVIRRLRKKEGVDFAWGDLTDAASVERAVAGVDVVLHMGALVSPLADTLPPALVEKVNVGGTRNVVEAIRRQPNADAIRLVYIGTVAQTGSRNAPIHWGRTGDPIRVGYNGHYAATKAKGEAVVAESGLKHWVSIRQTGMAHFDLWRTSGPIMFHNPVNGVMEWSTMQDSARLMAGVCKDGVPTRFWRHFYNIGGGVQARLVNHQFLVKSMDAMGIRDFRKILRPNWQATRNFHGQWYIDSDRLEELVPYRHFSLEAFFAELPKHIPWALRAFSRLFPGVIHKQIKRMSEAPGGSMHWIATGDKIHTDAYFGSLEEWRKLPESWDDFTFADPSSTPAGLDHGYDDAKAKDQWTIADLRQAAEFRGGRCHTTELGDPYAPVDWECSVGHRFAMSPNLYLAGGHWCPQCQTDIDQYEKAAATNPFFAQVWPGPSAGSAVS from the coding sequence ATGATGGCCGGAAGTCGCAAGCTGGTGTTGGTAACGGGCGCTACCGGCAATATGGGCCGGGCGGTCGTCGATGAGTTGCTTGGCACCCCTGACATGGCTGTTCGCGTGCTGGTGCGGTCGGAAGAGAAGAACCATCCGGTGATCCGCCGGCTCCGCAAGAAGGAGGGCGTCGATTTTGCCTGGGGCGACCTGACTGATGCAGCGTCGGTCGAACGCGCTGTCGCTGGAGTGGATGTCGTGCTGCATATGGGCGCACTGGTGTCGCCGCTGGCCGACACGCTTCCGCCCGCACTTGTGGAAAAGGTGAATGTCGGCGGAACGCGCAACGTGGTCGAAGCGATCAGGCGCCAGCCCAACGCCGATGCCATCCGCCTGGTCTATATTGGCACCGTAGCCCAAACTGGCAGCCGCAATGCCCCGATCCACTGGGGGCGCACCGGCGACCCGATCAGGGTCGGCTATAATGGTCATTATGCAGCCACGAAGGCGAAGGGCGAAGCTGTTGTCGCGGAATCCGGCCTGAAACACTGGGTGTCGATCCGTCAGACCGGCATGGCGCATTTCGACCTTTGGCGCACCTCCGGGCCGATCATGTTCCACAATCCGGTGAACGGGGTGATGGAATGGTCGACCATGCAGGATTCCGCCCGTCTGATGGCAGGGGTCTGCAAGGACGGCGTTCCCACGCGGTTCTGGCGTCATTTCTATAATATCGGCGGCGGCGTCCAGGCCCGGCTCGTAAATCACCAGTTCCTCGTCAAAAGCATGGACGCGATGGGAATTCGGGATTTCCGGAAGATATTGCGCCCGAACTGGCAGGCGACCCGTAATTTTCATGGCCAATGGTATATCGATTCCGATCGGCTGGAAGAACTGGTTCCCTATCGCCATTTCTCCCTCGAAGCCTTTTTTGCCGAACTGCCCAAGCATATCCCCTGGGCATTGCGCGCATTCTCGCGCCTGTTCCCTGGTGTGATTCACAAGCAGATCAAGCGCATGTCGGAGGCGCCGGGGGGATCGATGCACTGGATCGCGACCGGCGACAAAATACACACAGACGCTTATTTCGGTTCGCTGGAGGAATGGCGGAAGCTTCCCGAAAGCTGGGACGATTTCACCTTTGCCGATCCATCCAGTACCCCCGCTGGGCTAGATCATGGCTATGATGATGCCAAGGCGAAGGACCAGTGGACGATCGCGGACTTGCGCCAGGCCGCCGAGTTCCGGGGAGGACGGTGCCACACGACCGAATTGGGCGATCCTTATGCGCCGGTGGACTGGGAATGTAGCGTAGGCCATCGCTTCGCCATGTCGCCCAACCTGTATTTGGCTGGCGGTCATTGGTGCCCTCAATGCCAGACCGACATTGACCAATATGAAAAGGCTGCGGCTACCAACCCCTTCTTCGCACAAGTATGGCCGGGGCCTTCTGCGGGCTCTGCCGTAAGTTGA
- the istA gene encoding IS21 family transposase: MELYLQVRLACADGMSQRAAAKRFNVSRETVRKMLSFSSPPGYRRQSVPQRPKLDGFVAIIDGWLEGDRSVPRKQRHTAKRVFDRLRTEHGFTGGYTIIKDYIREREQRSREMFVPLAHPAGDAQADFGEALVEIGGVEQKAYFFALDLPHSDACYVRAYPAAVAEAWVDGHVHAFAFFGAVPRSIVYDNDRCLVTKILPDGTRQRATLFSAFLSHYVIRDRYARPGKGNEKGNVEGLVGYCRRNFMVPIPKFPTWEAFNLWLEEQCRKRQQDKVRGQSETIGERLQRDLAAMQPLPATPFEACDQKGGRVSSQSLVRYRTNDYSVPVAWGHQEVWIRAYVDEVVIGCRSEVIARHPRCYAREEVVFDPLHYLPLIEQKINAFDQAAPLQGWDLPEAFTTLQRLMEGRMHKHGRREYVQVLRLLETFTLADLQAAVEQAIDLGAIGFDAVKHLVLCRIERVPPRLDLDVYPFLPRTTVEKTFARAYLSLLSDRQEAA, from the coding sequence GTGGAACTTTATCTTCAGGTCCGTCTGGCTTGCGCGGATGGCATGAGCCAACGGGCGGCGGCGAAGCGTTTCAATGTGTCGCGCGAAACGGTACGCAAGATGCTGTCGTTTTCATCGCCGCCGGGTTACCGGCGCCAGTCCGTACCGCAGCGCCCGAAGCTGGACGGGTTTGTGGCGATCATTGATGGATGGCTTGAGGGTGACCGCAGTGTCCCGCGCAAGCAACGCCATACGGCGAAGCGGGTATTCGACCGTTTGCGCACCGAGCATGGTTTCACCGGCGGCTATACGATCATCAAGGATTACATCCGGGAGCGCGAACAGCGCAGCCGGGAGATGTTCGTGCCGCTGGCGCACCCTGCGGGAGATGCGCAGGCCGATTTCGGGGAAGCGCTGGTGGAGATCGGCGGGGTGGAGCAGAAGGCCTACTTCTTCGCGCTCGATCTGCCGCACAGTGATGCCTGCTATGTGCGGGCCTATCCGGCGGCGGTGGCGGAGGCCTGGGTGGACGGACACGTGCATGCCTTCGCGTTTTTCGGCGCGGTACCGCGCTCGATCGTCTATGACAACGATCGCTGCCTTGTGACGAAGATCCTGCCCGACGGCACGCGGCAGCGTGCCACGCTGTTCAGCGCTTTCCTGTCACATTACGTGATCCGCGACCGCTATGCTCGCCCGGGCAAGGGGAACGAGAAAGGCAATGTGGAGGGGCTGGTAGGCTATTGCCGGCGCAACTTCATGGTGCCGATCCCGAAGTTCCCGACCTGGGAGGCGTTCAACCTGTGGCTGGAGGAGCAATGCCGCAAGCGCCAGCAGGACAAGGTGCGCGGGCAGAGCGAGACGATCGGTGAGCGGCTGCAGCGCGATCTCGCGGCCATGCAGCCTCTGCCCGCTACACCCTTCGAGGCCTGCGATCAGAAAGGCGGGAGGGTCTCCTCGCAATCCCTGGTGCGCTACAGGACCAACGATTATTCGGTTCCGGTGGCCTGGGGCCATCAGGAGGTCTGGATCAGGGCCTATGTCGATGAGGTGGTGATCGGCTGCCGCAGCGAAGTCATCGCCCGTCATCCTCGTTGCTATGCCCGCGAGGAGGTTGTCTTCGACCCGCTCCATTATCTCCCGCTGATCGAGCAGAAGATCAACGCATTCGACCAGGCTGCGCCTTTGCAGGGCTGGGACCTGCCCGAAGCGTTCACGACACTGCAGCGGTTGATGGAAGGGCGCATGCACAAACATGGCAGGCGCGAATATGTGCAGGTACTGCGCCTGCTGGAAACGTTCACCCTCGCCGATCTCCAGGCGGCGGTCGAACAGGCCATCGATCTTGGCGCCATCGGCTTCGATGCCGTCAAGCACCTCGTCCTGTGCCGGATCGAACGCGTACCGCCCAGGCTGGACCTGGACGTCTATCCCTTCCTGCCACGCACCACGGTCGAGAAGACCTTTGCCAGAGCCTATCTGAGCCTGCTCTCCGACCGGCAGGAGGCCGCATGA